A stretch of the Archangium violaceum genome encodes the following:
- the tssG gene encoding type VI secretion system baseplate subunit TssG, translating into MAPEERLPDTLVEASRRLAGMAPHLGFFQLVSYLERLTAEAARVGSVGPVNEEMIRFRHDPSLGFSSGDVSEVTLRQVPVRAEDAFSRRPLFEVVTHFLGLTGSVSPLPMYIAEEIAQEDPDHAVRREFLDLFHHRLLSLLYRIESKYRITSESNSENTDQWSRRLLALAGFDTYEGNGTSKLPTRRLLRIVPLLDSRARTADKLEAALEDVLGDELQGARVRVEQFVGRWVDIDARLQLGRNNHILGKNTVLGGKAYDRMGKIKIHIEPLPTTVYRRMLPGGDLLAQAREVARLFLKDPLEYEFELGLTEGVTQTFNLSSTQSAQLGRDTWLGKGKQIRLSIPVV; encoded by the coding sequence ATGGCTCCCGAGGAACGGCTTCCTGACACTCTTGTAGAGGCCTCCCGCCGCCTGGCCGGGATGGCGCCCCACCTGGGCTTCTTCCAGCTCGTGTCCTACCTCGAGCGGTTGACGGCCGAGGCGGCACGCGTGGGGAGCGTCGGCCCGGTGAACGAGGAGATGATCCGCTTCCGGCACGACCCCTCGCTGGGCTTCTCCTCGGGAGACGTCAGCGAGGTGACGCTGCGCCAGGTGCCGGTGCGCGCGGAGGACGCGTTCTCGAGGCGTCCCCTCTTCGAGGTCGTCACCCACTTCCTCGGGCTCACCGGCTCGGTGAGCCCGCTGCCGATGTACATCGCCGAGGAGATCGCCCAGGAGGACCCGGACCATGCCGTCCGCCGGGAGTTCCTGGACCTCTTCCATCACCGGCTGCTGTCGCTGCTCTACCGCATCGAGTCCAAGTACCGCATCACCAGCGAGTCCAACTCCGAGAACACCGACCAGTGGTCCCGCCGGCTGCTGGCGCTCGCGGGCTTCGACACGTACGAGGGCAACGGCACGAGCAAGCTGCCCACGCGGCGGCTGCTGCGCATCGTTCCCTTGTTGGACTCGCGCGCGCGCACCGCCGACAAGCTGGAAGCCGCCCTGGAGGACGTGCTCGGTGACGAGCTGCAGGGCGCTCGGGTACGGGTGGAGCAGTTCGTGGGCCGCTGGGTGGACATCGATGCCCGGCTGCAGCTCGGCCGCAACAACCACATCCTCGGGAAGAACACCGTGCTGGGCGGCAAGGCCTACGATCGCATGGGGAAGATCAAGATCCACATCGAGCCCCTGCCCACCACCGTGTACCGGCGGATGCTCCCGGGGGGAGATCTGCTGGCGCAGGCGCGCGAGGTGGCGCGGCTCTTCCTGAAGGATCCACTCGAGTACGAGTTCGAGCTGGGACTGACGGAAGGCGTCACCCAGACGTTCAACCTTTCGAGCACGCAGTCGGCGCAGCTGGGGCGGGATACGTGGTTGGGTAAGGGAAAGCAGATACGCCTCAGCATTCCGGTCGTGTGA